Part of the Deltaproteobacteria bacterium genome is shown below.
AAGCAATAACATCCAAGGACAACCGCAACAAGTCGGGGCTACGCAACGAAGAAGCCTCTGAGGCTACGGAGCAGCCATGGTTACTGGCTCAGCTCGTGTATCATCGGCGGATTGAACCACCAGTGTACCGCATCCATCATTGGTGAAGATCTCTTCAAGCAATGCGCCGCTGCGACCAGAATCAATCACGTGTGTTCTTGGTACGCCGCCTTCTAAAGCCAACCGGAGCGCCGCGACTTTTGGACGCATGCCTCGTGAGAAGGCTCCCTTTTCTTCAAGTTCAGAGAGTTCGGCGAGATCTGTGTAGTGGAGCATCGAAGTAGAATCATCTACATTGGCTAAAATACCAGGGATGTTACTCATTAAAATGAGCTTCGCTGCACCCAGTGCTATTGCGAGTTCTGCTGCTAAAGTGTCTGCGTTACAATTAAGAATTGTTCCGTCTTCGTCCATAGCAAGTGGGCTCACAACCGGGATCACGCCAGCCTCAAGAGTTTTGAGCAGCACTTTAGTATCCACGGCGCACACATCCCCGACCTCACCAAAATCAACTTGAACCATTTCACCTGTATCATTTTCGATAATAGCTGCTGGTCGCTTCACTGCCTGAATCATTGAACCATCGGCGCCACTGAGGCCTACAGCTGTCTCATCTTGAGCTTTTAGTGCGGAGACAAAGTCGAGGCTCAGCTGACCTCGAAAAAGCATTTTTGCTGCATCGAGTACTTCAGGAGAGGTGATACGACGTCCCGCAACCCGTTCTACTTCCATGCCCAGCTTTTCAGTTAAAGCATCAAGCTGTGGACCGCCGCCATGGACAACCACAA
Proteins encoded:
- the argB gene encoding acetylglutamate kinase, which gives rise to MQRVIGLIDAVPYLRAYHGQIFVVKVGGEVIQDERKLARVARDIAILHRLAIQLVVVHGGGPQLDALTEKLGMEVERVAGRRITSPEVLDAAKMLFRGQLSLDFVSALKAQDETAVGLSGADGSMIQAVKRPAAIIENDTGEMVQVDFGEVGDVCAVDTKVLLKTLEAGVIPVVSPLAMDEDGTILNCNADTLAAELAIALGAAKLILMSNIPGILANVDDSTSMLHYTDLAELSELEEKGAFSRGMRPKVAALRLALEGGVPRTHVIDSGRSGALLEEIFTNDGCGTLVVQSADDTRAEPVTMAAP